One genomic window of Oscillospiraceae bacterium includes the following:
- a CDS encoding DUF4093 domain-containing protein, with the protein MMYLDKPVIVEGKYDKIKLSSVISSPIITTDGFNLFNNAEKSALIRKLAQNGGVIVITDSDGAGKVIRGKIKNIAAGCPVENIYIPQIKGKEKRKTHASREGYLGVEGMDTVLLESLLQKYISKSGKDGRMLTKTDLYELGLSGGENSKNLRCMVCRELDLPHDMSANALMEAANLLYSYELFIQTVKKVLTSIDNR; encoded by the coding sequence ATGATGTATCTTGATAAGCCTGTTATAGTAGAGGGCAAGTATGATAAAATAAAGCTTTCCTCGGTTATTTCCTCGCCCATAATAACCACCGACGGATTTAATCTTTTCAATAATGCCGAAAAATCCGCTCTTATCAGAAAGCTGGCGCAAAACGGCGGTGTGATAGTAATAACCGACAGCGACGGTGCGGGAAAGGTTATACGCGGTAAGATTAAGAATATTGCCGCGGGCTGTCCCGTTGAAAACATATATATTCCGCAGATCAAGGGTAAGGAAAAGCGCAAGACTCATGCCTCCAGGGAGGGCTATCTGGGTGTCGAGGGCATGGATACCGTACTGCTGGAAAGCCTTTTGCAAAAGTATATTTCAAAGAGCGGGAAAGACGGCAGAATGCTTACCAAAACCGACCTGTATGAGTTGGGGCTGAGCGGGGGAGAAAACTCCAAAAATCTGCGCTGTATGGTATGCCGTGAGCTGGATTTGCCACATGATATGAGCGCCAACGCGCTTATGGAGGCGGCAAACCTTTTGTACTCTTACGAATTGTTTATACAAACGGTAAAAAAAGTGTTAACATCGATTGACAACCGCTGA
- a CDS encoding YicC family protein, with the protein MLKSMTGYGRARKEISGYDVCVEIRSVNNRYLDVNVRCPRAYGFLEDKLKKLLGEYTTRGKADIFVTVDKISGSGAAVTYDRDLLESYLGVLREIQNNYSLRDDISVSSVAQYRDIFNQTKEEEDDEAVREAVLATAKEAFEDYNAMRAAEGERLCQNMLEKLDFIEQKRVEVEKLAPNAVNAYREKLTEKITELVGAANIDPARILTEAAIFADRVATDEETTRLSSHIKQFKAILSGKEPSGRKLDFLTQELNREINTIGSKANDIEISQIVVDVKSEIEKIREQIQNVE; encoded by the coding sequence ATGCTTAAAAGTATGACGGGCTACGGACGCGCCCGTAAGGAAATTTCGGGATATGACGTGTGCGTGGAGATACGCTCGGTCAATAACCGTTATCTTGATGTGAATGTACGGTGCCCGAGAGCTTACGGCTTTCTTGAAGATAAGCTGAAAAAGCTTCTGGGTGAATATACTACACGCGGCAAGGCGGATATTTTTGTTACGGTGGACAAAATATCGGGAAGCGGTGCGGCGGTTACTTATGATAGGGATTTGCTGGAAAGCTATCTGGGTGTGCTGCGTGAAATTCAGAATAACTACTCTCTGCGTGATGATATAAGCGTCTCAAGCGTTGCACAGTACCGCGACATCTTCAACCAGACCAAGGAGGAAGAGGACGACGAGGCGGTGCGCGAGGCGGTGCTTGCTACCGCAAAGGAAGCCTTTGAGGACTACAACGCAATGCGTGCGGCAGAGGGTGAGCGTCTGTGCCAAAACATGCTCGAAAAGCTTGATTTTATAGAGCAAAAGCGTGTTGAGGTTGAAAAGCTTGCTCCCAACGCGGTCAATGCGTACCGTGAAAAGCTGACCGAAAAGATAACCGAGCTTGTGGGTGCGGCAAATATAGACCCTGCCAGAATACTTACCGAGGCGGCAATTTTTGCCGACAGAGTTGCTACCGACGAAGAAACAACACGCCTTTCCAGCCATATAAAGCAGTTTAAGGCAATACTTTCGGGTAAGGAGCCCTCGGGACGAAAGCTGGATTTTCTTACACAGGAGCTTAACCGTGAGATAAATACCATCGGCTCAAAGGCGAATGACATTGAAATTTCACAGATAGTTGTGGATGTAAAGAGCGAAATCGAAAAAATACGCGAGCAGATTCAGAATGTGGAATAA
- a CDS encoding DUF370 domain-containing protein, with product MRMISIGFGNLVSAERIVSVITPDSAPLKRLVQDAKDSGRAVDATCGRKTRAVIITDSEHVILSALSAETVVERIEGTSSKPTSEVQA from the coding sequence ATGAGAATGATAAGCATAGGCTTCGGAAATCTTGTCTCGGCAGAGCGAATTGTGTCGGTCATAACTCCTGACTCAGCGCCTCTGAAAAGACTTGTTCAGGATGCCAAGGACAGCGGACGTGCGGTGGATGCCACCTGCGGACGCAAAACACGCGCAGTTATTATCACTGACAGCGAGCACGTTATACTTTCCGCACTCAGCGCAGAAACGGTAGTTGAGCGTATTGAGGGCACTTCCTCAAAGCCCACCTCGGAGGTGCAGGCATGA
- a CDS encoding guanylate kinase: MSKIIVVSGAAGSGKGTVLKEVFAMSEKIRLSVSCTTRKMRPGEQHGVNYYYISEEEFRDRLEKGDFIEHIEYCGNMYGTSRSYVEKMRDEGCDVVLEIETVGAHNVMKYFPDCISIFLAPPTYTVLEQRLRDRGTETEQKITERLERSKEELPTAVDYDYLVINRDGGIMQAAQAVFDAVNGCARESDIMFSDKTKIKEFINTFLNN, from the coding sequence ATGAGTAAGATAATCGTAGTGTCGGGCGCCGCGGGAAGCGGAAAGGGCACGGTGCTTAAAGAGGTTTTTGCCATGTCGGAAAAAATCCGCCTGTCGGTTTCCTGCACTACCCGTAAAATGCGACCCGGCGAACAGCACGGAGTTAATTATTACTATATCAGCGAAGAAGAATTCAGGGACCGCCTTGAAAAAGGGGATTTTATTGAGCATATAGAGTACTGCGGAAATATGTACGGCACATCCCGTTCTTATGTTGAAAAAATGCGTGACGAGGGATGCGATGTGGTGCTTGAAATAGAAACCGTGGGTGCCCACAATGTTATGAAGTATTTTCCCGACTGCATATCAATATTTCTTGCTCCCCCTACATACACTGTACTGGAGCAGCGTCTGCGTGACCGCGGAACGGAAACGGAGCAGAAAATAACCGAAAGGCTGGAGCGCTCAAAAGAGGAATTACCCACTGCGGTGGATTACGATTACCTTGTTATTAACCGCGACGGCGGTATAATGCAGGCGGCGCAGGCAGTTTTCGATGCTGTGAACGGCTGTGCCCGTGAGAGCGATATAATGTTCAGCGACAAAACAAAAATAAAAGAATTTATAAACACGTTTCTTAATAACTAG